One genomic region from Deinococcus cellulosilyticus NBRC 106333 = KACC 11606 encodes:
- a CDS encoding cysteine desulfurase, which produces MMTRSWQEVRADFPILRREVNGKRLVYLDSTATAQKPRCVIDALSHFYEHTNANIHRGAYSLSIESTDLYEQARSRIAALIHAPETGVVFTRNTTEAINLVARTWALDHLKSGDQILVTELEHHSNLVPWHIAAKATGAEVVGVRITSEGRLDQEDYQQKLRSGKVKLVAVGHISNALGTINPVKQMAVQAHEAGAVILVDGAQSVPHLPVNVQDLDADFYAFSGHKMCGPTGAGVLYGRPELLEKMSPFLGGGEMIDQVFVEHSTYADLPRKFEAGTPAIAEVIALGVAAQYLQDIGLERIWQHEQELMRYALERIRDVPELTQYGPIGEDRAGVLSFNLEGVHSHDVAGFLDEQGICVRSGHHCAQPLMRALGVGSTARASFYLYNTREDIDLFIEAMQNIALFFKE; this is translated from the coding sequence ATGATGACCCGAAGCTGGCAAGAGGTCCGCGCGGACTTTCCCATTCTCAGACGCGAGGTGAACGGCAAAAGGCTGGTGTATCTGGATTCCACCGCCACAGCCCAGAAGCCCAGATGTGTCATTGACGCTCTGAGCCATTTTTATGAGCACACCAATGCCAACATCCACAGGGGGGCCTACTCCCTGTCCATTGAATCCACCGATCTTTATGAACAGGCCCGTTCCCGAATTGCGGCCCTGATTCATGCACCGGAAACCGGGGTGGTTTTCACCCGCAACACCACCGAGGCCATCAACCTGGTTGCCCGCACCTGGGCCCTGGACCACCTGAAGAGCGGAGACCAGATTCTGGTGACGGAACTCGAACACCACTCCAACCTGGTGCCCTGGCACATTGCAGCAAAAGCAACTGGAGCCGAAGTGGTTGGTGTAAGGATCACTTCTGAGGGCCGTCTGGATCAGGAGGACTACCAGCAGAAACTCCGTTCAGGCAAAGTCAAACTGGTGGCTGTAGGCCACATCTCCAATGCCCTTGGGACCATCAATCCGGTGAAACAGATGGCTGTGCAGGCCCATGAGGCAGGGGCCGTCATTCTGGTGGATGGTGCCCAGAGTGTCCCTCACCTGCCTGTGAATGTGCAGGATCTGGATGCAGATTTCTATGCCTTCAGCGGACACAAGATGTGCGGACCCACAGGAGCAGGCGTGCTGTATGGCCGCCCTGAATTGCTTGAAAAGATGTCTCCTTTCCTGGGAGGAGGGGAGATGATCGATCAGGTCTTTGTGGAGCACTCCACCTATGCAGACTTGCCCCGCAAGTTTGAAGCAGGCACCCCTGCCATTGCGGAGGTGATTGCGCTGGGTGTGGCTGCCCAGTATTTGCAGGACATTGGCCTGGAGCGCATCTGGCAGCATGAGCAGGAACTCATGCGGTATGCCCTGGAACGCATCAGGGATGTTCCAGAACTGACCCAGTATGGTCCCATCGGAGAGGACCGTGCAGGCGTCCTGAGTTTCAACCTCGAAGGCGTTCACTCCCATGATGTGGCCGGTTTCCTGGATGAGCAGGGCATCTGTGTGCGAAGCGGGCACCATTGTGCCCAGCCCCTGATGCGTGCCCTGGGGGTGGGTTCCACTGCACGGGCCAGTTTCTATCTGTACAATACCCGGGAAGACATCGACCTGTTCATTGAGGCGATGCAGAACATTGCCCTTTTCTTCAAGGAGTGA
- the sufU gene encoding Fe-S cluster assembly sulfur transfer protein SufU: MSLLEDLYKQIILEHYKKPRNYGELEPHTHRQEGKNTSCGDEITLDLTVENGIIREARFKGHGCAISQATASLMTEAIKGKSISEVQDLSSYFKNMLRSGTAHPELGDLGALQGISKIHARVKCASLPWTTLDEALRQSDNAN; encoded by the coding sequence ATGAGCCTGCTGGAAGACCTTTACAAACAGATCATTCTGGAGCATTACAAAAAGCCCAGAAACTACGGTGAACTTGAGCCCCACACCCACCGCCAGGAAGGCAAGAACACCTCCTGCGGAGATGAGATCACGCTGGACCTGACCGTGGAGAACGGCATCATCCGGGAGGCCCGCTTCAAAGGGCATGGTTGCGCCATCTCTCAAGCCACTGCAAGCCTGATGACCGAGGCCATCAAAGGCAAGAGCATCAGTGAAGTGCAGGACCTGTCCAGTTACTTCAAAAACATGCTGCGCAGCGGAACAGCCCATCCTGAACTCGGGGACCTCGGGGCTTTGCAGGGCATCAGCAAGATTCACGCCCGGGTCAAGTGTGCCTCCCTGCCCTGGACCACCCTTGATGAGGCCCTCCGGCAGAGCGACAACGCCAACTGA